The Harpia harpyja isolate bHarHar1 chromosome 13, bHarHar1 primary haplotype, whole genome shotgun sequence genome contains a region encoding:
- the AIDA gene encoding axin interactor, dorsalization-associated protein isoform X2, whose amino-acid sequence MSEAARSLLQRWGASFRKGTDFDSWGQLVEAIDEYQILARHLQKEAQSQHNNSEFTEDQKKTIAKIATCLELRSAALQSTQSQDEFKLEDLKKLEPILKNILTYNKEFPFDVQPVPLRKILAPGEEEHLEFEEDDEEGGAGAGSPDSFPARVPGTLLPRLPSEPGMTLLTINIEKIGLKDAGQCIDPYITVSVKDLNGIDLTPVQDTPVALRKEDTYVHFNVDIEIQKHIEKLTKGAAIFFEFKHYKPKKRFTSTKCFAFMEMDEIKPGAIVIELYKKPTDFKRKKLQLLTKKPLYLHLHQTLHKE is encoded by the exons ATGTCGGAGGCGGCCCGGAGCCTCCTGCAGCGCTGGGGCGCCAGCTTCAGGAAGGGCACCGACTTCGACTCCTGGGGGCAGCTGGTGGAGGCGATCGACGAGTACCAGAT ATTAGCAAGGCATCTACAAAAAGAGGCACAGTCTCAGCACAACAACTCGGAATTCACAGAAGATCAAAAG aaaaccaTAGCTAAAATAGCAACATGCTTGGAACTGAGAAGTGCAGCTTTACAG TCCACCCAATCACAGGATGAATTTAAGCTTGAGGATTTGAAGAAGTTGGAACCAA TCTTAAAGAATATCCTCACTTATAATAAGGAGTTCCCCTTTGATGTTCAGCCTGTCCCACTCAG GAAGATCTTAGCACCTGGAGAAGAGGAACACTTGGAGTTTGAGGAGGATGATGaggaaggaggagctggagcagggtcTCCAGACTCTTTTCCTGCTAGAGTTCCAG GTACTTTATTACCCAGATTGCCATCTGAACCCGGGATGACATTACTCACAATCAACATAGAGAAAATTGGTCTGAAAGATGCTGGGCAGTGCATTGATCCTTACATCACAGTCAGTGTAAAGG ATTTGAATGGGATAGATCTGACTCCTGTGCAAGATACTCCTGTGGCTTTGAGGAAGGAGGACACGTATGTCCATTTTAATGTGGACATCGAGATTCAGAAACACATTGAAAAACTAACAAAAG GTGCAGCTATTTTCTTTGAATTCAAACACTACAAGCCTAAGAAAAGGTTTACTAGCACCAAGTGCTTTGCTTTCATGGAGATGGATGAAATTAAACCTGGGGCAATTGTTATAGAACT GTACAAAAAACCCACTgactttaaaaggaagaaattgcaACTGTTGACCAAGAAACCACTTTACCTTCACCTCCATCAAACATTGCACAAGGAATGA
- the AIDA gene encoding axin interactor, dorsalization-associated protein isoform X1, with amino-acid sequence MSEAARSLLQRWGASFRKGTDFDSWGQLVEAIDEYQILARHLQKEAQSQHNNSEFTEDQKKTIAKIATCLELRSAALQSTQSQDEFKLEDLKKLEPILKNILTYNKEFPFDVQPVPLRKILAPGEEEHLEFEEDDEEGGAGAGSPDSFPARVPGANEGTLLPRLPSEPGMTLLTINIEKIGLKDAGQCIDPYITVSVKDLNGIDLTPVQDTPVALRKEDTYVHFNVDIEIQKHIEKLTKGAAIFFEFKHYKPKKRFTSTKCFAFMEMDEIKPGAIVIELYKKPTDFKRKKLQLLTKKPLYLHLHQTLHKE; translated from the exons ATGTCGGAGGCGGCCCGGAGCCTCCTGCAGCGCTGGGGCGCCAGCTTCAGGAAGGGCACCGACTTCGACTCCTGGGGGCAGCTGGTGGAGGCGATCGACGAGTACCAGAT ATTAGCAAGGCATCTACAAAAAGAGGCACAGTCTCAGCACAACAACTCGGAATTCACAGAAGATCAAAAG aaaaccaTAGCTAAAATAGCAACATGCTTGGAACTGAGAAGTGCAGCTTTACAG TCCACCCAATCACAGGATGAATTTAAGCTTGAGGATTTGAAGAAGTTGGAACCAA TCTTAAAGAATATCCTCACTTATAATAAGGAGTTCCCCTTTGATGTTCAGCCTGTCCCACTCAG GAAGATCTTAGCACCTGGAGAAGAGGAACACTTGGAGTTTGAGGAGGATGATGaggaaggaggagctggagcagggtcTCCAGACTCTTTTCCTGCTAGAGTTCCAG GAGCCAATGAAG GTACTTTATTACCCAGATTGCCATCTGAACCCGGGATGACATTACTCACAATCAACATAGAGAAAATTGGTCTGAAAGATGCTGGGCAGTGCATTGATCCTTACATCACAGTCAGTGTAAAGG ATTTGAATGGGATAGATCTGACTCCTGTGCAAGATACTCCTGTGGCTTTGAGGAAGGAGGACACGTATGTCCATTTTAATGTGGACATCGAGATTCAGAAACACATTGAAAAACTAACAAAAG GTGCAGCTATTTTCTTTGAATTCAAACACTACAAGCCTAAGAAAAGGTTTACTAGCACCAAGTGCTTTGCTTTCATGGAGATGGATGAAATTAAACCTGGGGCAATTGTTATAGAACT GTACAAAAAACCCACTgactttaaaaggaagaaattgcaACTGTTGACCAAGAAACCACTTTACCTTCACCTCCATCAAACATTGCACAAGGAATGA